The genomic DNA CAACTTAATCGTTTGTCGTTGTGAAGAGGTTACATATGGACAACTTCAATCGACAATTGCTGAATATAACTGCTCGGCAAGAGAATTAAAACTAAGAACACGTGCTGGCATGGGATTTTGCGGTGGTCGCACATGCAGAATAATGATAGATCGAATGATAGAAAATGCGAATCCTGACGTAACTCTTAATGAACTACCGTTAAAATATCAACCACCAATACGTGCAGTTACTTTTGGATCGGTAGGTGAAAGTAAATGAATAGAATTACACATCACCCTATTTTAGGTACTTTACAAAGTAGTGAGCGTATTACTTTTCAATTTAACGGTCATCAATACGAAGCATATGAACATGAAACGATAGCTGCTGCCCTGTTAGCAAATGAAATACGGACATTAAGAGTTCATGAAGATAGCGGGACACCGCGAGGTATTTATTGTAATATCGGGCACTGTTCCGAATGCCGCGTGACAGTAAATAATCAAACAAATGTACGCGCATGCTTAACTGTTGTAGAAGAAAACATGGTTGTTGAAAGCGGGAAACAGCATCCGAATATCGTGAGAGAGATGGTGAAAAAACGATGAGTGATGTAATTATCATTGGTGCAGGACCAGCGGGATTATCTGCTTCTATCTCTTGTGCTCGTTTCGGACTAAAAGTGCTCGTTATTGATGAATTTATGAAGCCGGGCGGGAGATTGTTAGGACAGTTGCATCAAGAGCCTACTGGAGAATGGTGGAACGGAATAGAAGAATCGAAGCGACTTCATGAAGAAGCAGAATCACTTTCAGTACATATCAGGTGCGGTGTTTCGGTCTATAATTTAGATAAAGATGAAAACAATTGGTTTGTACATACTAATATCGGTACGTTAGAAGCACCGTTCGTACTACTTGCTACTGGTGCTGCGGAATATTCTATTCCCCTTCCAGGCTGGACACTTCCAGGAGTGATGTCAATTGGAGCAGCTCAAGTTATGACAAATGTTCATCGCGTGCAAGTTGGAAAAAAAGGAATCATTATTGGTGCTAACATTTTGTCTTTCGCCATTTTAAGTGAATTGCAATTAGCGGGAATTAAAGTAGATCATATTGTACTCCTTGAAAAAAGCGAGTTAAGTCAAAAAGCTGGTGAACCTGAAGAAGTTTTAAACTCTCTTTTAAATGCAGCACATCTCGCTCCTTCTGCTATTTTACGAATAGGTAGCCACTTTATGAAATATGATTGGATTCGAAAAGCTGGATTAACATTCTATCCAAACAGCGGAATGAAAATAAACGGAACGCCACTTCACCTTCGGAAAGCAGCTCTTGAAATTATCGGAACAGATCAAGTTGAAGGTGTACGTATTGCTAATATTGACTCTAAAGGAAATGTTATTAATGGATCAGAGAAAATATATGAAGCAGATTTTGTTTGTATTGCCGGGGGATTATACCCACTTGCCGAACTTGCAGCTGTAGCTGGTTGTCCCTTCCATTACATTTCAGAATTAGGCGGACACGTTCCTCTCCATTCCGAAACAATGGAAACCCCTCTTCCAGGTTTATTTGTAGCTGGCAATATTACAGGCATTGAAAGCGGAAAAATTGCGATGGCGCAAGGAACTGTTGCAGGTCTATCAATTGCTAAATATGCAGGTGAACAACATGATATAGTCGACCAACAATTATATCACGCCATTCAAAACGTTCACTCTGTTCGTCAGAAAGCTGCAATTCAGTTTAATCCGATGGTAGATATCGGTAGACGAAAGATGAATGAAATTTGGCGTGATTATTCTTCTACATATGCACATACTAAAAAGAGCTGCTGAGATTATTCTCAACAGCTCTTTTCTCTACTCATCCGAGTTATTAAATTTCGCTAATGCGTAAATACCTTCTTCATCATCTAATTCAAGCTGTAATCTCGCTGCGAATGAATTGACATTATATTCTCTTTCAAGCAATAAGCGTAATGCTTCGATTAAGTTTGCTTGAATTAAAATTTGCTGGCGACCATTTACCTCTACTTCCGCAGAGAAACCGTAGTCATCGTCATACATGAGTTCAACTAACACTTCTTCTGGACCCACTTGTCTTTTTTCAGCTATATATACGCAAAGCGCATTTATTAATTCTTGTTCAGAAATTTTTATTGTTTCCATGCTACTTCATCTGCCTTCTTTTTACGTTGGTCTTTGAAGTATTTAAATGCACGAACTGCTAACATTACGATACCAGCCATTACTAACATATTTACCATAAACGCTAATACAGAACCAAGAGCTCCCATATTTGCAAATAAGCTACCCATTAGTAAACCACCAAGACCACCTAGTAATAAACCTTTCATAAAGCTTCCTTTATTACTTTTTGGTGCTGTGTTTGTTGCTTTCGTTTTTGAATCTGGAGTCGTTTTTTGAGAATTTACATTTGAGTCTTTTTTGTTTAAATCAACTTTTGACTTTTGACCTGAACTTGGTGTAAATGATTTTTTACCAGATTTGTAACTTTTCGCTGCCGCATGATCTACGAACATAAAGCTGCTAGCCCCAAAGATAACCATAAATGCTGTCATTACTGCTACAAGTTTTTTCAACATATTATATCCATTCTCCTTTTATATAGATATATGTGAAATCTATCTTTCTAGTAAATTCAGAATGATAGATTTGTTTTTAAGAACATTTTAAAGGTTCTTATGAACTTATTATATGAACTTTTGTTGAAATATGCAAGTATTATTTACTTCCGACAGTTTGGTGACAAAGGAAAATTTAAGCAAAACAGAATTGACTTTAAATGAAACAAAACATATTATAAGTTCATAAGAACTTTTTATTATTTTGGAGGTGAAAAGATGGAAACATTTCATCTCACACGAAACGAAATGGCTACCCTTCTTCTATCACTAAGAGGATGGAATACGAAAAAGCCTCTCGGTATTTTACAAGAAGCTTGGGCAAAGTCACATAAAAAAGATATTGAAAGCGGACAAAGCGTTACAGCTTTTATTACTACCGCACTTTCACCTATTTTTGAAAAGCTGATTAAAATTGACGATACTGATGTCGGTTTTTCTTTAAATGAAATAGTTGCGCTTGGCAATCAGATTGAAAACACAAGTTTCTCTGTAACTGCTATGCAAAACTGGGTGAAACGAGATATAAAAGAAATGATTGGCTCTCCTCAAAAAGGGAAAAAATATTCAATTGAACAAGCAGCCTTACTATTTATTGTCGAAGATTTAAAAACAGCACTTGATTTTGAATCCATTCGTAAGCTATTACGCCTTATTGTAAATGACCCAGCCGATCGAAGTGATGATTTAATCAATCCTGTTCATTTATATGTAGCATACTCTTCTCTATTTGAAGAACTCAATCAAGGGAATTGCTTACAATTAAATGCAACAGATACCGTTCATACAATTGAAAACATTGTAAAAGAAAAAGCTGATAAAATCGCAAGCAAGTTCGATCAAATTAATAACGAACAACGCGAAGCAATTCGTAACGCTATTATCATTGCGACCCTTTCTGTACATACCGCTTATGTACAAATGTTAGCAAAGCGTTACGTAACAGCAACTTTATTTTTACAGAACTTAGATGTGAAGCCTTAAAAAATAGGAGCAGAAATGCTTCTATTTTTTTATAACGGAAACAAGCATCCACCTGTTATATATTTCGAACAGGTGGATGCTTGTTTTTCTAGGTATTAATTATGAAAAATTGTAAGCGCCTATTATTAATTCAAAAATGATTATTTCATTCTATTAAATTCCGGACAAATTTTCTCGATAAATTTAATTCCTTCATCTTTGTAACTCTTTACAAATTTCGATTTGAGCTTTTGAGCTATTAGCAAAACTTAACCAACCCTGTCTCACATTACTAATGTTTTCAGTTACCAAAAGCTCAACGATATCTAGATGTGAAACATTCGTTGTTATCGGTTTATTTATACCATTAACTTTAGCACCTGACATATATTTAGCAATCTCAGGGTTTAATTCAAAAGCAAAATCAATTACAGTAGAACCTTGCGGTAATTTCACGGAATCTAACTTAGGAGTAAATGCTACAATGTTATCTTGGAATAGTTCATATGATACTAAATCATAAAATTCAATCGCATCTTGAGTTACTAGATCATTTGTCTTAATAAAATGATCCATCAATTTATGAATTATATTTTGCATATCCTTATCAGTTATACTTTTTGTAAGAATATGAAATACCCCTTTATATCGTATCTCCTGATTTATTTTTGTTTCAATACATATCACTATTTCATGGTTATTGATCACCACTTTGGTCTTTAAGTATTTGTTTAATACATCACTTTCACTTTCAATTGCTATGTTATCTTCAAATTGATGAGGAATTGGTTTGTACAGTTGATGTATAATCCCTAATATTTTATAACAGTCTAAATTACTTGAGACTGTTATGATTATTTTTGACACCGCTGTAATGTCTTGAATATCTTGGAGACGAGAATAAGCTGTATAAATAGGGATTACTTCATAGTCCACTTCAAATATTAAAGTTCGATTCAGAAAATTTTTTATATCTAGCCTTATGTTTTGAGACAACTCCTCTAATAACTTAACATAATTTTGTAAAAGTATTTTCATTCCCTTATATTTAGAATGATTAAGATAATAAAAACCTAAATCTTCTAACTCGTGTTGAATATGAAATAGCCCCAGCCTTTTACAAATCGGAGCGAAAATTTTGAGTGTTTCATTTGCATAAGGAACTTGTTTCTTTACAGCTTTCACCTGTAAAGTCCTCATATTATGTAGACGATCTATCACTTTTATAATAGCCACTCTGATATCTCCATGTGTAGCTAACAATAATTTCTTTAAATTTATTGCTTCATACTCTTCTTTATTAGGGATTTGTTTTTTATCAATTTTAGTTAACCCTTCTACAATATCTGCCACTTTTTTACCGAATATATTACGTACATACTCAATTGTATAATCTGTATCCTCCACCACATCATGTAGTAATGCTGCAACTAAAGTTATAATATCTGCCTTACAATCTAACAAAATTTCTGTAACTGCAAATGGATGAGTAATATACGGCTCACCCGAAACGCGAAATTGCCCTTCATGAGCTTTCTCAGAAACTAATATAGCTTTAAGTAATTGTTCTAATTCTGCTTTATGTAGATATGAGGCCTTTTCTAATAATTTCTTTTTCATAATTTCATCTTCATCACGTTAATTTTCTATAAAAATTTTATTAACATTATAATTCGTTATTTGAAAGTGAAGTACCTGTCTAGGTGATAAGAGAATATTCATTTTGTCTATTCCCCACAAAGCATTTTGAAGTTTCAAAATCAACTCAAATTGAATATGCATATTCTTTTTTAGGTAACCTTACTATCGCTTGAATAAAAGGGGATTTTTCTATAATATCCTCTAACTGCCCCTCACTATAGACGTAAATACCACCTACATATGAACTGTACGCCTTTTTCTCAGTTATTACTGCTAAAGTGCTATTTTCCTTTTTAAAATCACCCTCTAGTCCTTTTTCAAAAGATAAACTTTTGGCTTCTGAAAAATAAAGCTGAATTAACGTCGCTAATTGTACGTCCTTTGATTTTGCAAAGTACTTTATTTCATTTAAAATGATTTCATCTTGTAACGGAAGAAAGTCCTCTACTTCTAACTTCTCTCCGTTATGAAAGAAGTTTTGAAGTTCAGGAGTATAGAACGAAAGATTTTTCTCCTCTATCATTTTAAAAATTGTTTGCAGCAATATGTCTTTTCCTATCACAAACGGGTGGCCAAATCCATTATTGTAAAGCCCTTCTTTCATTTTCATTAATTGTTCAATGAAGGGGATTCCCGATTCTTCAATAACAAGTTTACCGTCAATTAAACGCATGTTAGCAATCAATTCTTCTATCTGTAAACCTTCTAATTCAAGCGATGAGTAATATAAATCTCTATTCCAAAAATCTAATTGATCCATTCCTAATGAATTAAATAAGAGCTCATCTATAATTGGAAAAAATCCATCTTCTGTTAAAGCTTTCGTTACATCATCTAATAATCTAGGTGTTTGATTTAAAATCGTACGTATTTCTTCGTCCTCTTGAATGATTCGTACCGTCCAATCACCATGATCTTCACCCGATATTTGCTGAAAACAATGTGAATATGGCCCATGTCCAACATCGTGTAGAAGGGCTACAGTAGATACTAGCTTTCGTTCATATTTCGATAAATGTATGTCACCAATCTCAGTAAGATGTTCTATTACTTTATTTACTAGCACATATACACCTATCGAATGTTCTTCCCTCGTATGTATTGCGTTCTTATGTAAAAAATAAGTATGTCCTTGTTGTTTAATATTCGCCAACCTTTGAAATGCTTTTGTATCTATCAAACGAAGGATATCTCTATCACGAATAGAGATTGGTCCATAAATCGGATCTGTAATATACATACGTTTCCCTCCTATTTTTGTAAATGAAAGACTTATACCATTATACTTAATTTTCAGTTTATTATCATTGATATATAAGAAATTTTTAATAATCTTTTCATTAACCCTTCATGAAAACGTGGCTTATATCCTTTACTATAATACTTATGGGAGACATAAAAGAATTGAAATAGCAATCCCCTATATGAATAAGGTATAATATACATATAGTGAACCTTTTATATTATTAAGTAAAGGGGCATATATTCAAAAATCCATAAATTAGAAGGTGCAACAATGTTAAGTAGTTTTATTCATTCAGTATTAACGTTTTTTGAAGGATTAGGTTATTGGGGCATTATGCTTGGACTTATGATTGAGATTATCCCAAGTGAAATTGTCCTTGCTTATGCAGGATACTTAGTATTCAATGGTAGTATCTCATTTATAGGCGCAGTTGTATTCGGTACAATTGGCGGTGTTATTGCCCAAATCTTTATTTATTGGCTTGGACGATACGGCGGACGCCCTATATTAGAACGTTATGGAAAATATATTTTCATACATAAAAAACAAATAGATGCTGCAGAAGATTGGTTTAATCGTTACGGAACTGGCGTCATTTTTACAGCACGCTTCATTCCAGTAGTGCGTCATGCGATTTCAATTCCTGCTGGTATTACAAAAATGCCTTTACTACGTTTCACTACATTAACAGCACTTGCGATTATCCCTTGGTCTATTATTTTCATTTATTTAGGTGAAAAACTAGGTGAAAATTGGGAGAATATAAACGATATTGCTGGTCCGTATGTGAAATCATTTGCAATTGGTGGCGTCGTACTTATACTTTTATACTTCGTTATAAAAAAATGGACAAAAAAGCGCAAAAATCTTGCTTAAGAATATAATAAAAACCGCTATAAATTCATTCGAAGTTATAGCGGCTTTTTATTTATATATGAATTAATCTTCAAGAATTATATAACACCTTTCCATCTACATTTACATGGATAAGCAACCATTCGATCATTCTTTTCGTATATTATCTCAAAAAGGAGTGATTCCCCTATGCATTGGCAGCAAAAAATACCATACTTAATCGGACGCCCTATCGGTATTTCCTTCATAAATGGGCAAGGAACTTCCGGCGTATTATGTTCAGCGCATGATGGTCAATTATATGTGTATGAATACCTTTATCAAGCTCAGTTCGCAATGAAACATTATGATTATAGACAGGTTCAAGATATACATGCATTCCCAAATTGTCCTCACCAAAATCCTCTATACTAAAAAAATCGGAACGGCTCATAGCCATTCCGATTTCTATACTTTATTTCTCAGAATAAAATTTCTGCACTGCTTCATCAAAATAAATCCAACCTTTCCAGCCCAAATGAATCGTATCTTTTAAGAAATACTTATCATATTCATGGCCAGAGAAATCAACTACTGGATATCCTGCTTTCTCAACCTGTTCTCGAACTTTTTTATAATACACTTCACGGCGTTCTTTCGAGAATCCAGTATAATCATACCAAGGCCCATTTACAGGTACAGAAATAAAGAGCGGTTTGACATTTTTCTCTTTAAATAAATCTAAAATAATTTGTAAATCATTATATTCTGGTGATTCATCATATGTTTCATTTGCTCTAAAGTTTTTTAAACCTTTAAGTTTTTTCTTCAGATTATTCTTATGATAATACGGATTTTCAATTCCAAATGTATTTGTAGTAGACTCAGCTTTCCCTTCTTGTTCTGCGTGTTTACGTGCGTCTTCCCAAGAAATTGAACGAAGTCCGCTATTTGTTTTCTCTTTCATCGGTTCGATTTTAAATAAAGAGTTAAATAAATCTCTATGATCTAAAATATTTCGATGCATATAAGCAAGTGGTTTAACTAAACCTGCTTTTATGTTATGTTTCGTATCATTATATACAATACCTTCTAATGAATTTTTTAATATATCATCTTCTTGAACAACTTTATAATCTAATAGCCGTTTCGCGATTTGCTTCTTCATTTCTGGATTTATCTCATCATTAAAAATAAAATGATATGCTTGTTGTTTGGAGAAATTATTAGTGAAATCCCCTTGTGATACACCAGTCTTTGTAAACCATTGTGGTGAAAGAACAAAGACTACTTTTTTACCTTCTAATTCATCCATAGTAGATGTCATATTTAAAATATGAGCTAAACTTTGTGTACCGCCAGTTCCAATTAAAAACGGTGTAAAACCAGCTGGATTTACTTTGAAATAATTAGACGGATGATATGCATCCATTCGTAAAAATTCTGATGAACCGTACATCGGTAAATACTGTGAATTATCTAACATTTTTTGCTGTAAGAAAACACTTTGTAATTTCTCTTTTTGTAAAGAAGTAGCCGCATCTTCTACCTTCTTATCACTAATAAGCGATACTAAACTTTTCGATGGGATTAGAATGATAATGAAAAAAAGCACACACGCTAAAATTATAGGACCAAAAGCATGCTTCATTTTCATCTTCTGTCCCTCTTTCTATCGTTATTAACTTGTAACCCTTGTCTTTGACACGCCATCTTTTCTCTCCTTTTTCTCTATACATGATGTTCCATTCTATTTGTCTATTATATACATGTATGTGTTTCCTTCCTTGTTCTATTAAATCCTATAGAAATAGCGCAAGAAAATGTTTCCATAGAAACACGTTAATTATACAAGATTCTACATAAATTTCACACTGGAATTTTAGTAATAATTTTATTTTTAAGTCGTAAAAAAACATATGAAATGTCTATATTTCATTCGGAACTGTACAAAAAAACAGACTATCACATACGTGAAGTCTGTTTCCCCATTCTTTTATTTTTGTACATCTGCCCATTTTAAACTTGTAGCTGGACCAAATTGATGTACATATAAATCTTTCACATATGGTTTTTGTAAGTAAGATAATCCGCGCTGGAATACCGGTGCAATTACTGCATCATCAAGTAGCATTTTTTCAGCATCCTGCATTGCTTTCCAGCGAGCCTTTTCATCATTACCTAATTCTGTTTTAATCTTCTTAATTAACGCATCATATTCTGGGTTTGCATATTCTGTATTATTAACACTACTTCCAGAAAGGAATACTTCTAAGTAAGTCATTGGATCTGGATAATCCGGTAACCAGCGTGATAACGACATTTCATATTCTTTCTTCTTCTCTAGTGCTAATTTTTGCGTATGTGGTTGCAATTTCACATTCACTTTTAAACCTGGTAAATTTTTCTCAAGCTGCTCTTTAATGTACTCTCCAACTTTTTTAAAGTTTTCTAAGTCATAATTTAATAGTTCTAACGTCACTTCATCTGTACCTGTTTCTTGCTTTGCCTTTTCCCAATATTCTTTCGCTTTTTTTACATCAGTTTTATTAAACTCACCTGCCGTACTTCTAAAATCTTTTTTATCTGGTCCCTTTAAAAATCCTTTTGGTACGTAATAGTTTGCAGCAACCGAACCATCATTTAAAAATGAATCCGCAAGTCCTTTCTTATCAAAAACTGTACTTAGCGCAAGACGTGCATTTTTATTTTTAAGAATCGGTACATTTTCATTAAATCGGAAGAAGTACATAACTGGATCTGTATATTGTTTTAGCTCTTTATTATTTTTATATTTATCCACGAATTCTGTAGAAATAACAGCTCTATCAACTTTATCTGTTTCATATAAATTTACCGCAGTTGAAATTTCTTTTACAATTTGATAGTTTACTTCATCTAACTTCACTTCTTTTTTATCCCAATACTTATCGTTTTTCTTCATTGTAAAGCTAGCTTCATGCTTCCACTCTGATAATGTAAATGGTCCATTATATACCGCTTTATTTGCTTCTAATCCGTATTTATCACCTTGCTCTTTCGCATATTTTTCGTTAATTGGATAGAAGGATGGTAAAATTAATAATTTCGTAAAATACGGTACAGGATGTTCTAGCTCTACGACGAACGTTTTATCATCCTTCGCTTTTACTCCTAATTCATCTAGACCTAGTTGTTTTTTATTTATCTTCTCAGCGTTTTTCACATCGTACGCAATGTATGCATATTGAGAAGCGGTATCTGGATTAATCAATTGCTTCCAAGCGTATACGTAATCATGAGCGGTTACTGGATCTCCGTTTGACCATTTCGCATCACGCAAATGAAATGTATATGTCTTTCCATCTTTACTCACTTCATATTTTTGTGCGTCTGCCTCAATTACTTCATCATTTTTCGATAGACGGAATAGTCCTTCCATTACGTTATTCAAAACGTTAAACGAGACTGCATCTGTGACTTTCACTGAGTTTAACGACGGAATTTCACCCGTTTCTAGTAACTGTAATACTTTCTTTTCATCTTTCGGCTTTGTTGTAGTTTTTTCTTTTGCGCAGCCAACTAAAAATGAAGAAACTAATAGAGTACTAACTAATGAGTAACGAACAACTTTTTTCATTTAAAAACCCCCTCTATTTTTAAGGTAAGTAACGACGAGCACCAGCGTATTCTTCTATATATCCTGGTGTATTTAGTGGTATAATCTCTACCGACCTTTCAGCTCTTGGTGAGTGAATCATATTGCCATCACCAATATACATTGCAACGTGATGGACACTACCTTTCCCTTGATCATGTGCAAAGAAAATTAAATCTCCCTTTTGTAAGTTTTCTTTATCAACTGCAACCCCTGCTCTTGATTGCGGTCCAGAATCTCGCGGAATTGTAATGCCGTGCGATTTATAGATCGTATGCGTGAAGCCAGAGCAATCAAATCCAAAACCACTTGTACCAGCCCATATATACGGTAAACCTAAAAACATTTTCCCTGTGTTAATTAAATCATCAGCGGTCGGTTTTGGAATATCAGTTTGAGAGCGGTAAACTGTTCCATCATTTTTTCGTAGCCATGCTTTCTGACCATTTGGCAACAATACACGGTATGAAATTGTGTCTTCACTTAATAGCGGCAGTCTTGTATTATAACTGACTTCAAGTGATTTATGTTTTTCAGAAGGATTTATATATAAAATCGCTGTTGGCTTTGTTATTAACACAAAAGGTTCATTTGTTTTATCTGCAAATTCTTGATTATATGTTAATTGCTTTTCAGGCATCCAGCCCGGATAACCTTCTTCATTTCGTGGCGTTGGCTGTCCATGCACTAATACCTTCACCCACTCGCCTTTCTTATCAATAACAGTTACTTCTTGACCGAGTAACGCTTGTGTTTCTAATTTATTTGCATTTGTTAACCATAGTTTCTCGTCAAGTGTCATTGATTTCGTCCATTTCCATAGATCCACTGGATTTGTTGCACTCGGTGTATCGATTGGCCTTAATGCATCAGGTGCTGTCCATAACGTTGCAGCAGATACATCTATAAATGCTTTATTATCCTTCTTTTCTTCAGCATTTGCCGATGTAAACGATGAAAATATAAATAAAGTTGTTAAAAATGCAGTTCCTACTTTTTTCATATATATCCCCCTTAAAAAAATAGTTTACTAGTCTCTTCTCCTAAGACTTACTATTCACTGTCGATTGAAGGTTTACCTTTGA from Bacillus cereus G9842 includes the following:
- a CDS encoding (2Fe-2S)-binding protein: MTNKNNLIVCRCEEVTYGQLQSTIAEYNCSARELKLRTRAGMGFCGGRTCRIMIDRMIENANPDVTLNELPLKYQPPIRAVTFGSVGESK
- a CDS encoding (2Fe-2S)-binding protein → MNRITHHPILGTLQSSERITFQFNGHQYEAYEHETIAAALLANEIRTLRVHEDSGTPRGIYCNIGHCSECRVTVNNQTNVRACLTVVEENMVVESGKQHPNIVREMVKKR
- a CDS encoding NAD(P)/FAD-dependent oxidoreductase, translating into MSDVIIIGAGPAGLSASISCARFGLKVLVIDEFMKPGGRLLGQLHQEPTGEWWNGIEESKRLHEEAESLSVHIRCGVSVYNLDKDENNWFVHTNIGTLEAPFVLLATGAAEYSIPLPGWTLPGVMSIGAAQVMTNVHRVQVGKKGIIIGANILSFAILSELQLAGIKVDHIVLLEKSELSQKAGEPEEVLNSLLNAAHLAPSAILRIGSHFMKYDWIRKAGLTFYPNSGMKINGTPLHLRKAALEIIGTDQVEGVRIANIDSKGNVINGSEKIYEADFVCIAGGLYPLAELAAVAGCPFHYISELGGHVPLHSETMETPLPGLFVAGNITGIESGKIAMAQGTVAGLSIAKYAGEQHDIVDQQLYHAIQNVHSVRQKAAIQFNPMVDIGRRKMNEIWRDYSSTYAHTKKSC
- a CDS encoding YxcD family protein, with product METIKISEQELINALCVYIAEKRQVGPEEVLVELMYDDDYGFSAEVEVNGRQQILIQANLIEALRLLLEREYNVNSFAARLQLELDDEEGIYALAKFNNSDE
- a CDS encoding DUF1836 domain-containing protein, with product METFHLTRNEMATLLLSLRGWNTKKPLGILQEAWAKSHKKDIESGQSVTAFITTALSPIFEKLIKIDDTDVGFSLNEIVALGNQIENTSFSVTAMQNWVKRDIKEMIGSPQKGKKYSIEQAALLFIVEDLKTALDFESIRKLLRLIVNDPADRSDDLINPVHLYVAYSSLFEELNQGNCLQLNATDTVHTIENIVKEKADKIASKFDQINNEQREAIRNAIIIATLSVHTAYVQMLAKRYVTATLFLQNLDVKP
- a CDS encoding HD domain-containing protein, with the protein product MKKKLLEKASYLHKAELEQLLKAILVSEKAHEGQFRVSGEPYITHPFAVTEILLDCKADIITLVAALLHDVVEDTDYTIEYVRNIFGKKVADIVEGLTKIDKKQIPNKEEYEAINLKKLLLATHGDIRVAIIKVIDRLHNMRTLQVKAVKKQVPYANETLKIFAPICKRLGLFHIQHELEDLGFYYLNHSKYKGMKILLQNYVKLLEELSQNIRLDIKNFLNRTLIFEVDYEVIPIYTAYSRLQDIQDITAVSKIIITVSSNLDCYKILGIIHQLYKPIPHQFEDNIAIESESDVLNKYLKTKVVINNHEIVICIETKINQEIRYKGVFHILTKSITDKDMQNIIHKLMDHFIKTNDLVTQDAIEFYDLVSYELFQDNIVAFTPKLDSVKLPQGSTVIDFAFELNPEIAKYMSGAKVNGINKPITTNVSHLDIVELLVTENISNVRQGWLSFANSSKAQIEICKELQR
- a CDS encoding HD domain-containing protein, whose translation is MYITDPIYGPISIRDRDILRLIDTKAFQRLANIKQQGHTYFLHKNAIHTREEHSIGVYVLVNKVIEHLTEIGDIHLSKYERKLVSTVALLHDVGHGPYSHCFQQISGEDHGDWTVRIIQEDEEIRTILNQTPRLLDDVTKALTEDGFFPIIDELLFNSLGMDQLDFWNRDLYYSSLELEGLQIEELIANMRLIDGKLVIEESGIPFIEQLMKMKEGLYNNGFGHPFVIGKDILLQTIFKMIEEKNLSFYTPELQNFFHNGEKLEVEDFLPLQDEIILNEIKYFAKSKDVQLATLIQLYFSEAKSLSFEKGLEGDFKKENSTLAVITEKKAYSSYVGGIYVYSEGQLEDIIEKSPFIQAIVRLPKKEYAYSI
- a CDS encoding DedA family protein — its product is MLSSFIHSVLTFFEGLGYWGIMLGLMIEIIPSEIVLAYAGYLVFNGSISFIGAVVFGTIGGVIAQIFIYWLGRYGGRPILERYGKYIFIHKKQIDAAEDWFNRYGTGVIFTARFIPVVRHAISIPAGITKMPLLRFTTLTALAIIPWSIIFIYLGEKLGENWENINDIAGPYVKSFAIGGVVLILLYFVIKKWTKKRKNLA
- the dltD gene encoding D-alanyl-lipoteichoic acid biosynthesis protein DltD; its protein translation is MKMKHAFGPIILACVLFFIIILIPSKSLVSLISDKKVEDAATSLQKEKLQSVFLQQKMLDNSQYLPMYGSSEFLRMDAYHPSNYFKVNPAGFTPFLIGTGGTQSLAHILNMTSTMDELEGKKVVFVLSPQWFTKTGVSQGDFTNNFSKQQAYHFIFNDEINPEMKKQIAKRLLDYKVVQEDDILKNSLEGIVYNDTKHNIKAGLVKPLAYMHRNILDHRDLFNSLFKIEPMKEKTNSGLRSISWEDARKHAEQEGKAESTTNTFGIENPYYHKNNLKKKLKGLKNFRANETYDESPEYNDLQIILDLFKEKNVKPLFISVPVNGPWYDYTGFSKERREVYYKKVREQVEKAGYPVVDFSGHEYDKYFLKDTIHLGWKGWIYFDEAVQKFYSEK
- a CDS encoding peptide ABC transporter substrate-binding protein; translated protein: MKKVVRYSLVSTLLVSSFLVGCAKEKTTTKPKDEKKVLQLLETGEIPSLNSVKVTDAVSFNVLNNVMEGLFRLSKNDEVIEADAQKYEVSKDGKTYTFHLRDAKWSNGDPVTAHDYVYAWKQLINPDTASQYAYIAYDVKNAEKINKKQLGLDELGVKAKDDKTFVVELEHPVPYFTKLLILPSFYPINEKYAKEQGDKYGLEANKAVYNGPFTLSEWKHEASFTMKKNDKYWDKKEVKLDEVNYQIVKEISTAVNLYETDKVDRAVISTEFVDKYKNNKELKQYTDPVMYFFRFNENVPILKNKNARLALSTVFDKKGLADSFLNDGSVAANYYVPKGFLKGPDKKDFRSTAGEFNKTDVKKAKEYWEKAKQETGTDEVTLELLNYDLENFKKVGEYIKEQLEKNLPGLKVNVKLQPHTQKLALEKKKEYEMSLSRWLPDYPDPMTYLEVFLSGSSVNNTEYANPEYDALIKKIKTELGNDEKARWKAMQDAEKMLLDDAVIAPVFQRGLSYLQKPYVKDLYVHQFGPATSLKWADVQK
- a CDS encoding C40 family peptidase; this translates as MKKVGTAFLTTLFIFSSFTSANAEEKKDNKAFIDVSAATLWTAPDALRPIDTPSATNPVDLWKWTKSMTLDEKLWLTNANKLETQALLGQEVTVIDKKGEWVKVLVHGQPTPRNEEGYPGWMPEKQLTYNQEFADKTNEPFVLITKPTAILYINPSEKHKSLEVSYNTRLPLLSEDTISYRVLLPNGQKAWLRKNDGTVYRSQTDIPKPTADDLINTGKMFLGLPYIWAGTSGFGFDCSGFTHTIYKSHGITIPRDSGPQSRAGVAVDKENLQKGDLIFFAHDQGKGSVHHVAMYIGDGNMIHSPRAERSVEIIPLNTPGYIEEYAGARRYLP